In a genomic window of Sus scrofa isolate TJ Tabasco breed Duroc chromosome 4, Sscrofa11.1, whole genome shotgun sequence:
- the BHLHE22 gene encoding class E basic helix-loop-helix protein 22, which translates to MERGLHLGAAAAGEDDLFLHKSLSASAAKRLEAAFRSTPPGMDLSLAPPPRERPASSSSSPLGCFEPADPEGAGLLLPPPGGGGGGGAGGGGGGGGVGVPGLLAGSAGVGGDPSLSSLPAGAALCLKYGESASRGSVVESSGGEQSPDDDSDGRCELVLRAGGADPRASPGAGGGSAKAAEGCSNAHLHGGANAPPGGPGGGGAGGGGGGGSGGSGGSGGSSKKSKEQKALRLNINARERRRMHDLNDALDELRAVIPYAHSPSVRKLSKIATLLLAKNYILMQAQALEEMRRLVAYLNQGQAISAASLPSSAAAAAAAAALHPALGAYEQAAGYPFSAGLPPAASCPEKCALFNSVSSSLCKQCTEKP; encoded by the coding sequence ATGGAGCGCGGGCTGCACCTCGGCGCGGCCGCCGCGGGCGAAGACGACCTCTTCCTGCACAAGAGCCTGAGCGCCTCCGCCGCCAAGCGCTTAGAGGCGGCTTTCCGCTCCACGCCCCCGGGCATGGACCTGTCCCTGGCGCCGCCGCCTCGGGAGCGCCCGGCGTCCTCCTCCTCGTCGCCCCTGGGCTGCTTCGAGCCGGCTGACCCCGAGGGGGCAgggctgctgctgccgccgcccgggggaggcggcggtggcggcgcgggaggaggcggcggcggcggcggggtggGCGTCCCGGGGCTGCTGGCGGGCTCTGCCGGCGTTGGGGGCGACCCTAGCCTGAGCAGCCTGCCGGCCGGGGCCGCCCTATGCCTCAAATACGGCGAGAGCGCCAGCCGGGGCTCGGTGGTCGAGAGCAGCGGCGGCGAGCAGAGCCCCGACGACGACAGCGACGGCCGCTGCGAGCTGGTGCTGCGGGCCGGGGGCGCCGACCCGCGGGCCTCCCCGGGCGCGGGAGGCGGCAGCGCCAAGGCGGCCGAGGGCTGCTCCAACGCCCACCTCCACGGCGGCGCCAACGCCCCCCCGGGGGGCCCGGGCGGCGGCGGAGCAGGCGGCGGGGGTggtggcggcagcggcggcagcggcggcagcggcggcagcagcaaGAAATCCAAAGAGCAAAAGGCGCTGCGGCTCAACATCAACGCCCGGGAGCGCCGGCGGATGCACGACCTGAACGACGCGCTGGACGAGCTGCGCGCGGTGATCCCCTACGCGCACAGCCCCTCGGTGCGGAAGCTCTCCAAGATCGCCACGCTGCTGCTCGCCAAGAACTACATCCTCATGCAGGCGCAGGCCCTGGAGGAGATGCGGCGCCTCGTCGCCTACCTCAATCAGGGCCAGGCCATCTCGGCCGCCTCGCTGCCCAgctccgcggcggcggcggcggcggccgctgCCCTGCACCCGGCTCTCGGCGCCTACGAGCAGGCTGCCGGCTACCCTTTCAGTGCCGGGCTGCCCCCGGCCGCCTCCTGCCCGGAGAAGTGCGCCCTGTTCAATAGCGTCTCTTCCAGCCTCTGCAAACAGTGCACGGAGAAGCCTTAA